From the genome of Halorussus caseinilyticus, one region includes:
- a CDS encoding DNA-binding protein, whose amino-acid sequence MSEQPDDERLEELRKQKMQEMQDQADQSEAQEQAQQQADAQKQALLRKHLTDGARKRLNSVRMSKPDFADQVERQVLALAQSGRVSGKIDEEKMKELLRELKPDSKSFNIRRR is encoded by the coding sequence ATGAGCGAACAGCCCGACGACGAGCGACTCGAAGAACTCCGCAAACAGAAGATGCAGGAGATGCAGGACCAAGCCGACCAGAGCGAGGCCCAAGAGCAGGCCCAACAGCAGGCCGACGCCCAGAAGCAGGCGTTGCTCCGCAAGCATCTGACCGACGGCGCGCGCAAACGACTCAACTCAGTCCGGATGAGCAAACCCGACTTCGCCGACCAAGTGGAACGACAGGTCCTCGCGCTGGCCCAGAGCGGTCGGGTGAGCGGCAAAATCGACGAGGAGAAGATGAAAGAGCTTCTCCGCGAACTCAAGCCCGACTCCAAGAGCTTCAACATCCGGCGTCGGTGA
- a CDS encoding 30S ribosomal protein S19e, with amino-acid sequence MTTLYDVPADDLIDAVAAKLEDRLEAPDWAEYAKTGESRELPPEQENFWARRAASLLRKVATDGPVGVERLSTEYGDKKGGSNRYQVAPEHRTDGSRNVIRTILQQLEDEDLVGTEGNAGRIVTGEGRSLLDDTAGEVMEDLDRPELERYA; translated from the coding sequence ATGACGACGCTCTACGACGTTCCCGCGGACGACCTCATCGACGCGGTCGCCGCCAAACTGGAGGACCGACTCGAAGCACCCGACTGGGCCGAGTACGCCAAAACCGGCGAGAGCCGCGAACTCCCGCCCGAACAGGAGAACTTCTGGGCGCGACGTGCGGCCAGTCTGCTCCGGAAGGTCGCCACCGACGGACCGGTCGGCGTCGAGCGACTCTCGACGGAGTACGGCGACAAGAAGGGCGGGTCGAACCGCTATCAGGTCGCCCCCGAACACCGCACGGACGGGAGCCGGAACGTCATCCGGACCATCCTCCAGCAACTCGAAGACGAGGACCTCGTGGGTACCGAGGGCAACGCTGGCCGCATCGTGACCGGCGAGGGCCGTAGCCTCCTCGACGACACCGCGGGCGAGGTCATGGAGGACCTCGACCGGCCGGAACTCGAACGCTACGCGTAG
- a CDS encoding lysylphosphatidylglycerol synthase transmembrane domain-containing protein, with translation MDVDFGDARSILVGFGAGGVVLLALYSIVGLEDVLSALSQADPLLFAAVCVAAICWLFAWGLALRTVLSVIAVDVSMWQSFLLLAGATFANNVTPFGQAGGEPFSALLVSRTTGTEYENGLAAVASVDTLNFVPSISFALVGVGYYATRFTVGNRVELAAVALVALALAVPVAAYLGWRSRHHLSDLVVRAAVPVGRTLGRALPKLEPPEEPQVRDRIEGFFGALERVGGDHHQLALAVSFSALGWFLLSVSLWLSLGALGHWVPFAAALFIVPLGSVAGVTPLPGGLGGVEAALVLLIVPITGVDAQTAAAAAVLHRGATYLLPVLLGGSATAMLEADNAHGSASD, from the coding sequence ATGGACGTAGACTTCGGGGACGCGCGCTCGATACTCGTCGGGTTCGGCGCTGGCGGCGTCGTTCTGCTGGCGCTCTACTCGATAGTCGGACTGGAGGACGTGCTGTCGGCGCTGTCGCAGGCCGACCCGTTGCTGTTCGCGGCGGTGTGCGTCGCGGCAATCTGTTGGCTGTTCGCGTGGGGTCTCGCGCTCCGGACCGTCCTCTCGGTTATCGCAGTCGACGTGTCGATGTGGCAGTCGTTTCTGTTGCTCGCTGGCGCGACGTTCGCCAACAACGTCACGCCGTTCGGACAGGCGGGCGGCGAACCGTTCAGCGCCCTGCTGGTCTCGCGGACGACGGGGACCGAGTACGAGAACGGACTGGCGGCAGTCGCCAGCGTGGATACCCTCAACTTCGTCCCCTCCATCTCGTTCGCGCTCGTCGGCGTCGGCTACTACGCGACCCGGTTCACCGTGGGCAACCGGGTGGAACTCGCGGCGGTGGCGCTGGTCGCCCTCGCGCTCGCGGTCCCGGTCGCCGCGTACCTCGGTTGGCGGAGTCGCCACCACCTCTCGGACCTCGTGGTCCGCGCCGCGGTTCCCGTGGGTCGGACACTCGGGCGCGCCCTCCCCAAACTCGAACCGCCGGAGGAGCCACAGGTCCGCGACCGCATCGAGGGCTTTTTCGGCGCGCTGGAACGGGTCGGCGGCGACCACCACCAGTTGGCGCTCGCGGTGTCGTTCTCTGCGCTCGGGTGGTTCCTGCTGTCGGTCTCGCTGTGGCTCTCGCTGGGTGCGCTCGGCCACTGGGTCCCGTTCGCGGCCGCGTTGTTCATCGTCCCACTCGGAAGCGTTGCGGGTGTCACGCCGCTACCGGGCGGTCTCGGCGGGGTGGAGGCCGCGCTCGTTCTCCTCATCGTCCCCATCACGGGAGTCGATGCACAGACCGCGGCGGCCGCGGCGGTCCTCCATCGCGGCGCGACCTACCTGCTCCCGGTTCTTTTGGGCGGGAGCGCGACCGCCATGCTGGAGGCGGACAACGCTCACGGGTCCGCGAGCGACTGA
- the thiL gene encoding thiamine-phosphate kinase translates to MDERAALSLLADRLPHAGDDAAVVDGNVLTTDMLHETTDFPDGTTRYTAGWRSVGASLSDVAAMGGEAVAAVAVYAAPEFDADGLESFVAGASDVCEAVGAEYVGGDLDESGEFTTATTALGRTDDPVRRTGASPGERVCVTGTLGRTGAALRRFEQGDFERANDLFRFEPRVAAGRKLASHATAMMDSSDGLARSLHQLAEASDCGFSVAWDSVPVDESVREVADDEDEIRELSAFFGEDFELVFTVPERDLSAIRDESPTPISVIGEVTGSGVEMDGEKLPDRGYTHGEG, encoded by the coding sequence ATGGACGAGCGGGCCGCACTGTCGCTTCTCGCCGACCGACTCCCGCACGCGGGCGACGACGCGGCGGTCGTAGACGGGAACGTGTTGACGACCGACATGCTCCACGAGACGACCGACTTCCCCGACGGAACCACGCGCTACACCGCCGGTTGGCGGTCGGTCGGCGCTTCGCTGTCGGACGTGGCCGCGATGGGCGGCGAGGCAGTCGCCGCCGTCGCTGTCTACGCCGCGCCCGAGTTCGACGCCGACGGACTCGAATCGTTCGTCGCGGGCGCGAGCGACGTGTGCGAGGCGGTCGGCGCGGAGTACGTCGGCGGCGACTTGGACGAGAGCGGGGAGTTCACCACCGCGACCACCGCGCTCGGCCGGACCGACGACCCCGTGCGCAGGACGGGCGCGAGTCCGGGCGAGCGGGTGTGCGTGACGGGCACGCTCGGGCGCACGGGCGCGGCGCTCCGGCGCTTCGAGCAGGGAGACTTCGAGCGAGCGAACGACCTGTTCCGGTTTGAACCGCGAGTCGCGGCGGGCCGCAAACTCGCCTCGCACGCCACCGCGATGATGGACTCCAGCGACGGACTCGCCCGGTCGCTCCACCAACTCGCGGAAGCCAGCGACTGCGGATTCTCGGTCGCGTGGGACAGCGTGCCGGTGGACGAGTCGGTCCGCGAAGTCGCCGACGACGAGGACGAGATTCGGGAGCTATCGGCGTTCTTCGGCGAGGACTTCGAACTCGTGTTCACGGTGCCCGAGCGCGACCTGTCGGCGATTCGGGACGAATCGCCGACGCCGATTTCCGTGATTGGCGAGGTGACTGGTTCGGGTGTCGAGATGGACGGCGAGAAACTGCCCGACCGGGGGTACACGCACGGTGAGGGGTAG
- a CDS encoding type II toxin-antitoxin system RelE family toxin, with amino-acid sequence MSYEIFWSESARDFFASLDEKSQRICFETLDDLEENPYPGRGQGDKKKLKAQDEEIYRIHVGRSYTAFYLILEDEKKVRVTDLMDIDKAHKEYGR; translated from the coding sequence ATGAGCTACGAAATCTTCTGGAGTGAAAGCGCACGAGACTTCTTCGCTTCACTGGACGAGAAGAGTCAGCGAATCTGCTTCGAGACGTTGGACGACCTCGAAGAAAACCCGTATCCGGGTCGTGGACAGGGTGACAAGAAGAAGTTGAAGGCTCAAGACGAGGAAATCTACCGGATACACGTCGGTCGGTCGTACACCGCCTTCTACCTCATTTTAGAGGACGAAAAGAAGGTTCGCGTGACCGACCTGATGGACATCGACAAAGCGCACAAAGAATACGGCCGGTAA
- a CDS encoding site-2 protease family protein: protein MGSTDPPADGPSLERLSAVFRVYEARRDGDRLVYYGEPLVPRERLLDAAWPVFREHGYEVQLTTETGEYVLVAEPADTGIDGIPWTNVVLFFLTVVSTLYAGTAWYHIDAMESPLAALEAWPFTAAVLGVLLTHELGHYVMTRYHGVDASLPYFIPMPSLIGTMGAVIRMKGQMPDRKALFDIGVAGPLAGLVATIAVTAIGLSLPPEQVPASLMNNPDTIQIEFGYPPLLELIAWVLGEPTNYGPGQAVNPVVIGGWVGMFITFLNLIPVGQLDGGHIVRAILGKEQERVAALVPVALFGLAAYVFYVEDVSNASVLWVFWGLLATYVAYVGPANPIDDEGLDLSRKAIGILTFVLGVLCFTPVPIEIIT, encoded by the coding sequence ATGGGTTCGACCGACCCGCCTGCCGACGGTCCATCGCTGGAGCGTTTGAGTGCCGTGTTCCGCGTGTACGAGGCCCGCCGCGACGGCGACCGGTTGGTGTACTACGGCGAACCGCTGGTTCCCCGCGAGCGACTGCTCGACGCCGCGTGGCCGGTGTTCCGCGAACACGGCTACGAGGTCCAACTCACCACCGAGACCGGCGAGTACGTCCTCGTGGCCGAACCCGCCGACACCGGCATCGACGGGATTCCGTGGACGAACGTCGTCCTCTTCTTCCTGACGGTCGTCTCGACGCTGTACGCGGGAACCGCGTGGTACCACATCGACGCTATGGAGAGTCCGCTGGCCGCCCTCGAAGCGTGGCCGTTCACCGCCGCGGTCCTCGGGGTCTTACTCACCCACGAACTGGGACACTACGTCATGACCCGATACCACGGCGTGGACGCCTCGTTACCGTACTTCATCCCCATGCCGTCGCTCATCGGGACGATGGGCGCGGTCATCCGGATGAAGGGCCAGATGCCCGACCGGAAGGCGCTGTTCGACATCGGCGTCGCGGGACCGCTCGCGGGACTCGTGGCGACCATCGCGGTGACGGCAATCGGTCTCTCGCTCCCGCCCGAACAGGTCCCGGCGAGTCTGATGAACAACCCCGACACCATCCAAATCGAGTTCGGCTACCCGCCGCTTCTGGAACTCATCGCGTGGGTCCTCGGCGAACCGACGAACTACGGGCCGGGACAGGCCGTCAACCCCGTCGTCATCGGCGGGTGGGTCGGGATGTTCATCACCTTCCTCAACCTCATCCCGGTGGGCCAACTCGACGGCGGCCACATCGTCCGGGCGATTCTGGGCAAAGAGCAGGAGCGAGTCGCCGCGCTGGTCCCCGTCGCGCTGTTCGGACTCGCGGCCTACGTCTTCTACGTCGAGGACGTGAGCAACGCCTCGGTGCTGTGGGTGTTCTGGGGCCTGTTGGCGACGTACGTCGCCTACGTCGGCCCGGCCAACCCAATCGACGACGAGGGACTCGACCTGAGTCGGAAAGCGATTGGGATTCTGACGTTCGTGCTGGGGGTGCTGTGTTTCACACCGGTCCCCATCGAGATTATCACGTGA